From one Luteipulveratus mongoliensis genomic stretch:
- a CDS encoding S41 family peptidase — translation MTPALKTDLIADLERLVRDHYVLEADIDAIAAALYDDSSPLPDSRVDLAGELTRRLQITNNDRHMRVRHCPDGPLGDISGDAYEQRWEQEARTNSGGIEEVRRITDSSGLMKIAPYTSPVHLARPYVEAAFTLLGHVEHLVIDLREGHGGTPETIALICSYLLGREPVHLMDVLSRNEPPRHYWTSPMAGRLGDDVRIDVLTSATTFSGCEELAYNLQAVGRATLIGETTGGGAHPVGAFALAGDLEATIPVARARNAITGTNWEQVGVVPDVPCAATDALDVALARR, via the coding sequence ATGACACCCGCACTCAAGACCGACCTCATCGCTGACCTGGAACGCCTGGTTCGCGACCACTACGTCCTCGAGGCTGACATCGACGCCATCGCAGCCGCGTTGTACGACGACAGCTCGCCTCTCCCCGACTCCCGGGTGGACCTGGCCGGCGAGCTGACCCGACGGCTGCAGATCACCAACAACGACCGCCACATGCGGGTGCGGCACTGCCCCGATGGCCCACTCGGTGACATCTCAGGGGACGCGTACGAGCAGCGGTGGGAGCAGGAAGCGCGGACCAATTCCGGTGGCATCGAAGAAGTTCGACGGATCACGGACAGCTCGGGACTGATGAAGATCGCGCCCTACACCTCACCCGTCCACCTCGCCAGGCCGTACGTCGAGGCGGCTTTCACCCTGCTCGGCCACGTCGAGCACCTGGTGATCGACCTGCGCGAAGGCCACGGTGGGACACCAGAGACGATCGCCCTGATCTGCTCCTACCTGCTCGGACGGGAACCCGTTCATCTGATGGATGTGCTGTCTCGGAACGAGCCGCCGCGGCACTACTGGACCAGTCCGATGGCCGGTCGGCTCGGTGATGACGTTCGGATCGATGTACTCACGAGCGCGACGACGTTCTCCGGTTGCGAAGAGCTCGCGTACAACCTGCAGGCGGTCGGGCGGGCGACGCTCATCGGCGAGACCACGGGAGGCGGTGCCCATCCGGTCGGCGCCTTTGCGCTGGCGGGCGACCTGGAGGCGACGATCCCGGTCGCCCGGGCGCGCAACGCGATCACCGGGACGAACTGGGAGCAGGTGGGCGTCGTCCCCGACGTGCCCTGCGCGGCCACCGACGCTCTCGATGTCGCCCTGGCGCGCCGCTGA
- a CDS encoding ArsR/SmtB family transcription factor produces the protein MDTEPTDALDATSPAQMRALSHPLRHRILSSFGDEGATISQLSNRLKTNKGNVAHHLGVLVEAGLARKDRTRTVRGGTEQYYVRVARRLRFSTGDGGAATKAMLATMGEEIPPDDNHLLNHRHLKLTAAQAAALSEHLDRVVNDLQPANKREAEYGVVVGVWRVAGQ, from the coding sequence ATGGACACCGAGCCCACGGACGCTCTCGACGCCACCTCGCCGGCCCAGATGCGCGCGCTGTCGCATCCGTTGCGGCACCGGATCCTTAGCTCCTTCGGTGACGAGGGCGCCACGATCAGCCAGCTGTCGAACCGACTGAAGACCAACAAGGGCAACGTCGCTCACCACCTCGGCGTGCTCGTCGAGGCCGGGCTGGCGCGCAAGGACCGGACCCGGACGGTACGCGGCGGGACCGAGCAGTACTACGTAAGAGTCGCCCGGCGGCTGCGGTTCAGCACCGGGGATGGCGGCGCGGCGACCAAGGCCATGCTGGCAACGATGGGCGAAGAGATCCCGCCCGACGACAATCACCTGCTGAACCATCGGCACCTCAAGTTGACTGCCGCTCAGGCTGCCGCCCTGTCCGAACACCTCGACCGCGTGGTCAACGACCTGCAGCCGGCGAACAAGCGCGAGGCCGAGTACGGCGTCGTCGTCGGCGTCTGGCGAGTGGCGGGCCAGTGA
- a CDS encoding VOC family protein, which produces MPLQLHHVVVDTHDLPSLAAFWSEVLHWPVLSEREREIVIGPSPEAPVGMCFMPVEDEKVVKNRLHLDLTTEGADRDAEIERILALGARRIDVGQTGQESWDVLADPEGNEFCVVRPKTTLIS; this is translated from the coding sequence ATGCCGTTGCAGCTGCATCACGTCGTTGTCGACACCCACGACCTGCCGTCGCTTGCCGCGTTCTGGTCGGAGGTGCTGCACTGGCCCGTCCTGTCCGAGCGCGAGCGGGAGATCGTGATTGGTCCGTCTCCTGAGGCGCCGGTCGGGATGTGCTTCATGCCGGTCGAGGACGAGAAGGTCGTGAAGAACCGCTTGCACCTCGACCTGACCACCGAGGGCGCCGACCGCGACGCCGAGATCGAGCGGATCTTGGCGCTTGGCGCGCGGCGGATCGACGTCGGCCAGACCGGGCAGGAGTCGTGGGACGTGCTCGCTGACCCCGAGGGCAACGAGTTCTGCGTCGTCCGCCCCAAGACGACCCTCATCAGCTGA
- a CDS encoding DUF6584 family protein, which translates to MAVEDTLARAAADVARGDVGLARRRLSSLRVAYPTDFTVRRALRDACRAGHDLAEAGRWGYVLEDATPEEIRAFELSRGGHAREIVRAASWSLNADTEGSVSADRLGRLREEFRELPKSVQREVEGHAADEWQVALGCALIVLVIIGLLVLAIYQLVQVIASWLG; encoded by the coding sequence ATGGCTGTTGAGGACACCTTGGCCCGCGCGGCAGCGGACGTCGCGCGAGGTGACGTGGGGCTGGCTCGTCGGCGCCTCTCAAGCCTGCGGGTGGCGTACCCGACCGACTTCACTGTCCGGCGGGCACTGCGTGATGCGTGCCGAGCCGGGCACGATCTGGCGGAAGCGGGCCGATGGGGCTACGTCCTGGAGGACGCGACGCCCGAGGAGATCCGCGCCTTCGAGCTGTCCCGGGGCGGGCACGCCCGAGAGATCGTCCGGGCGGCTTCCTGGTCGCTGAACGCTGACACCGAAGGCTCGGTGAGTGCTGACCGGCTCGGGCGCCTGCGCGAAGAGTTCCGTGAGCTCCCCAAGTCCGTGCAGCGAGAGGTCGAGGGGCATGCAGCCGACGAGTGGCAGGTCGCCCTGGGCTGTGCGCTGATCGTCCTCGTGATCATCGGGCTGCTCGTGCTCGCGATCTACCAACTCGTACAGGTGATCGCGTCCTGGCTCGGGTGA
- a CDS encoding sigma-70 family RNA polymerase sigma factor, whose amino-acid sequence MADVTDLQARIDGYRPELLAHCYRMLGSIHDAEDLVQETMLRAWRAADRYDEQRASLRTWLYRIATNACLTELERRGRRELPSGIAGPSPELVEFPEMHAEVPWLEPIPDRLLGTAADDPATVVAARNGIRLAFVAALQHLPAKQRAVLVLRDVLAWSAAEVADLLELSPAAVNSALQRARATIDKADLVSDDLPERLDTGQQALIERYVTTFRDSDMDGLSRILHEDVVLEMPPALVWFAGRTRTLEFFGLKVGPDADFWRAVPVGANGQPAVAYYRRHDDGQHHAHAVHVLTTSDDLVSRITVFVDASLFARFGLPPTYERKD is encoded by the coding sequence GTGGCTGATGTCACTGACCTCCAGGCTCGGATCGACGGATACCGACCCGAGCTCCTTGCGCACTGCTACCGCATGCTCGGCTCCATCCACGATGCCGAGGATCTGGTTCAGGAGACGATGCTGCGGGCGTGGCGGGCGGCCGACCGCTATGACGAGCAGCGCGCCTCGTTGCGGACGTGGCTCTACCGGATCGCGACCAACGCCTGCCTCACCGAGCTCGAGCGCCGCGGGCGACGGGAGCTGCCGTCCGGCATCGCGGGCCCGAGTCCGGAGCTGGTCGAGTTCCCGGAGATGCATGCTGAGGTTCCGTGGCTGGAGCCGATCCCGGACCGCCTGCTCGGGACGGCAGCGGACGATCCCGCCACGGTGGTGGCGGCACGCAACGGCATCCGGCTGGCGTTCGTCGCTGCGCTGCAACACCTGCCGGCCAAGCAGCGGGCGGTGCTTGTCCTGCGTGACGTGCTCGCCTGGTCAGCGGCTGAGGTCGCCGACCTCCTCGAGCTCAGCCCGGCTGCTGTCAACAGTGCGCTGCAGCGGGCCCGAGCGACGATAGACAAGGCGGATCTCGTGAGCGACGACCTGCCCGAACGCCTGGACACCGGACAGCAGGCACTGATCGAGCGCTATGTGACGACGTTCCGTGACTCCGACATGGACGGGCTCAGCCGAATCCTCCATGAGGACGTCGTGCTGGAGATGCCGCCGGCGCTCGTCTGGTTCGCCGGGCGTACGCGGACGCTGGAGTTCTTCGGTCTCAAGGTCGGGCCGGACGCCGACTTCTGGCGAGCGGTCCCGGTCGGCGCGAACGGTCAGCCGGCCGTCGCGTACTACCGACGTCACGACGACGGCCAGCACCATGCACACGCCGTGCACGTGCTGACCACGTCCGACGACCTGGTCTCTCGCATCACGGTTTTCGTCGACGCGTCGTTGTTCGCCCGCTTCGGCCTACCGCCCACCTACGAACGCAAGGACTGA
- a CDS encoding fused MFS/spermidine synthase: protein MSLELVRDERGGVTVVRDGHPQSYVQLDDPGLLVFEYVQHLALALDALTPGRIGVTHVGGAGLTLARYIEHTRPGSAQIVLEPDAELTDLVRRELPLPRGHRIRVRPTDGASGVAALKDSSADVIVLDAYDEGRVPASVTSAVFAAEVGRVLRPEGLLLMNLADEPGLRYIGRVAATLAPHLPAQALVGLNEVLKGKRFGNVVLVAARSTFDVGELQRRSARADFPTGVRGQGELNRLIRAAKPFDAVGEPSPEPPDPGRWRLR from the coding sequence GTGAGCCTGGAGCTGGTCCGCGACGAGCGCGGTGGCGTGACGGTCGTCCGTGATGGGCACCCACAGTCGTACGTGCAGCTCGACGACCCCGGACTACTGGTGTTCGAGTATGTCCAGCACCTCGCACTGGCGCTGGATGCGTTGACGCCTGGGCGAATTGGCGTGACACACGTCGGCGGCGCGGGCCTGACGCTCGCGCGCTATATCGAGCACACTCGGCCGGGTTCGGCGCAGATCGTGCTGGAGCCGGACGCCGAGCTGACCGATCTCGTACGCCGGGAGCTGCCTCTCCCCCGCGGTCACCGGATCCGCGTCCGGCCGACGGATGGCGCGAGTGGCGTTGCAGCACTTAAAGACTCGAGCGCGGACGTGATCGTGCTCGATGCGTACGACGAGGGCCGGGTCCCGGCGAGCGTCACCTCTGCTGTGTTTGCGGCTGAGGTCGGGCGGGTGCTGCGGCCGGAGGGGTTGCTGCTGATGAACCTGGCCGATGAACCGGGTCTTCGCTACATCGGTCGCGTTGCCGCCACGCTGGCGCCTCATCTGCCGGCGCAGGCGTTGGTCGGGCTGAATGAGGTGCTCAAAGGCAAGCGATTCGGGAATGTCGTTCTGGTTGCTGCTCGTTCGACCTTCGACGTCGGCGAGCTGCAGCGGCGTTCGGCGCGCGCGGACTTCCCCACTGGCGTACGCGGACAGGGCGAGCTGAATCGCCTGATCCGCGCGGCGAAGCCCTTTGACGCGGTCGGTGAGCCTTCCCCCGAACCACCCGATCCCGGCCGCTGGCGCCTTCGCTAA